Within the Bacillus sp. FSL K6-3431 genome, the region TTTTGCCTGCATCCAACCGATTGTTCCACTTTTATTACTAGGATTTCTACTAATTAAATAATAGGTTATCCCATTTACGTTAACTTGTTCTTTTATATAAAAAACTTCGTTGGTATTCTGCGATCCAGCGTTAGAATAATCGTATGGATTAGTTGGATCACTATAAATACGACTAACACTTGATTTAACATGTGCTAATTTACTTGTAGATTGTTTTTCGATTGCCAACTTGTTATATTTCATCGTTACTAGTTTAACAAAGTCATTCCAATTATAACCCCAGTTTGCGAAGTATCCATGTGGGTCTACGTGATTTGTCCCACCTAGAAACCTACTGACTGCGGCATGAGACCATAATGATCCTTGTCCAGTGTTTTCAGCACTAGTAACAACCAAACCGTACTTATATAATACGGAAGCAATATAATCGGAGAAATTATTGATGGAGCGAGCAAACTGATCAAAAATATGAACCCTCACGAGTTCAACATGAACAAATCTCTGGTTTGCAAATCTCCCTGCACCCCATGCTCCCAAATCGGTAGGATGAATTTCAATAATGCGAGAGTGATCCACAAAAGCATGTACAAATGCATTTTTATGATTTTTAGACATATAGGTAATTTCACTCGTAATGGTTGATGAGTTATTAGCAGTTTCATGCGCTACCACTCCCTCAACCTTACCGAATCCATAACGATAGTTAAATTTTGTAAACTCCTTTTTATGATCGTATTCTATTTTAGCAGCTCCTAGATTTCTAGAAAGGATATAATTATTAACATTAGGGAAGCTTTGATATGTTCTCATTAGGGTTCTATGATTTACATTCTCACCTCCTCTATGCTCGCTTTCAACTTTTCCAT harbors:
- a CDS encoding peptidoglycan recognition protein family protein, yielding MKKLGIMVTVFLFYSSLFPYSLLALENIEDGEILTEEIELEVKQEQSMESELESSKEQVIIKDNEEETQSTNEIDAHLNSEYRNQEQSIIKSNGESIPKSTSKDELDVSIKEDSGIQEVPQKENTSNKVEYNELGIKIGTMVHGEDISKLSEEELQYIPIDWRDGKVESEHRGGENVNHRTLMRTYQSFPNVNNYILSRNLGAAKIEYDHKKEFTKFNYRYGFGKVEGVVAHETANNSSTITSEITYMSKNHKNAFVHAFVDHSRIIEIHPTDLGAWGAGRFANQRFVHVELVRVHIFDQFARSINNFSDYIASVLYKYGLVVTSAENTGQGSLWSHAAVSRFLGGTNHVDPHGYFANWGYNWNDFVKLVTMKYNKLAIEKQSTSKLAHVKSSVSRIYSDPTNPYDYSNAGSQNTNEVFYIKEQVNVNGITYYLISRNPSNKSGTIGWMQAKDLNSYKHNGLDKKDKNLILKGTGKAYTKAWGGGEEPRS